In one window of Erythrolamprus reginae isolate rEryReg1 chromosome 1, rEryReg1.hap1, whole genome shotgun sequence DNA:
- the BEND3 gene encoding BEN domain-containing protein 3 isoform X2 translates to MNSVELFDDEDNIDGIENNMKGETEKEGEALDCSVISRPEKNSLDGLITCLQDINKRKRNSFVLDGSGNHKEILPSVKKRGITQEDQTSNLKCRDGLPTQEDVEQPSKSKNSSLTWTCEETLNNTVMPSYKKPLYGISHKITEKKTLPGTEQFTTFELYEKINPSSPSNLRTSNEQRKRETSNITAESDSNIYSLIQKMFYTLNTLNSNMSQLHSKVDLLSLEVSRIKKHVSPTDAVAEFKPPPEYQLTASELKQIMDQSISCGDLACRLLVQLFPELFSEDELSKACTTCGYLNKKKLESLHLQLIRNYVEVYYPSVKNHAVWQAECLPQVNDFFNSFWAQRDMENSQPDIQSSSFYESDHINDKDDDEILPIDRNTSVASEWVFDAQDINEFLDEASSPGEFCVFLLHRLFPELFDHRKLAERYSCYGECGKQELDPQRLQVIRRYTEIYFPAMQERKAWLQHCVQRINDELDSMYMDDSENDQIRDDCYDSSSLPDDVSVIKVEDNFEYERLGRRSKKIWLVPIDFDKLDITSPDFDVPVSDYLLSREQLKNIYESSLSIGNFASRLLVHLFPELFTPENLRKQYNCSGSLGKKQLDPIRIKLIRHYVQMLYPRAKNDRVWTLEFVGKLDERCRRRDTEQRRTYQLQRKVHVPGPERREFLTYAINPERFKEEFEGPPLPPERSNKDFCKIPLEELIVPSPDFSVPSLYLLSDKEVREIVQQSLSVGNFAARLLVRLFPELFTSDNLRLQYNHSGACNKKQLDPVRLRLIRHYVEAVYPVEKMDEVWHYECIPSIDERCRRPNRKKCDILKKAKKAKK, encoded by the exons ATGAATTCAGTTGAATTATTTGATGATGAAGATAATATTGACG gTATTGAAAATAATATGAAAGGAGAAactgagaaagaaggagaagcgctAGACTGCTCTGTGATTTCAAGACCTGAAAAAAATTCACTGGATGGTTTAATAACTTGCCTACAAGACATCAACAAGCGAAAAAGAAACTCATTTGTTTTGGATGGTTCAGGGAACCACAAAGAAATCCTGCCAAGTGTGAAAAAAAGAGGCATTACACAGGAG GATCAGACCTCAAACTTGAAATGCAGAGATGGATTGCCTACTCAGGAAGATGTTGAACAGCCAAGCAAGAGCAAAAATTCCAGTCTAACATGGACTTGTGAAGAAACTTTGAATAACACAGTTATGCCTTCATATAAGAAACCTCTTTATGGGATCTCTCACAAAATTACAGAGAAGAAGACTTTGCCAGGAACAGAACAGTTTACCACCTTTGAGTTATATGAAAAGATTAATCCTAGCAGTCCCTCCAATCTTAGGACCTCGAATGAGCAGCGAAAAAGAGAAACAAGCAATATTACTGCCGAATCTGATTCAAATATCTATTCTTTaatacaaaaaatgttttatacactgaatacattAAATTCTAACATGAGTCAACTGCATAGCAAAGTAGATCTGTTGTCACTAGAAGTCAGTAGAATTAAGAAACACGTCAGCCCAACAGATGCTGTTGCAGAATTCAAGCCCCCTCCTGAGTATCAACTGACTGCCTCAGAACTCAAACAGATTATGGATCAAAGTATATCATGTGGTGACCTGGCTTGCCGACTACTTGTGCAACTTTTTCCAGAACTCTTTAGTGAGGATGAATTAAGTAAGGCCTGCACCACATGTGGTTATCTTAACAAAAAGAAACTTGAATCACTTCATCTGCAGCTCATCCGAAATTATGTGGAAGTCTATTATCCATCTGTGAAAAATCACGCTGTTTGGCAAGCAGAATGTTTGCCTCAGGTCAATGACTTTTTCAATAGTTTTTGGGCTCAGAGAGATATGGAAAATAGTCAGCCAGATATACAATCCTCCAGTTTTTATGAATCTGATCATATTAATGATAAGGATGATGATGAAATTCTACCTATTGATAGAAATACTTCTGTTGCCTCTGAGTGGGTATTTGATGCTCAGGATATAAATGAATTTTTAGATGAAGCATCTTCTCCTGGGGAATTTTGTGTATTTTTGCTGCACAGATTGTTTCCAGAACTCTTTGATCATAGAAAATTGGCTGAAAGATACAGCTGTTATGGAGAGTGTGGAAAACAAGAACTTGATCCTCAGCGACTTCAGGTAATCCGCAGATATACAGAGATTTACTTTCCTGCTATGCAGGAGAGAAAAGCTTGGTTACAGCATTGTGTTCAGCGAATAAATGATGAACTTGATAGCATGTATATGGATGACAGTGAAAATGATCAGATAAGAGATGATTGCTACGATTCTTCAAGTTTGCCTGATGATGTGTCCGTTATAAAAGTAGAAGATAATTTTGAATATGAAAGGCTGGGTAGAAGATCAAAAAAGATTTGGCTTGTTCCCATAGACTTTGATAAACTTGATATCACTTCCCCTGATTTTGATGTTCCTGTCTCAGATTATCTGTTAAGTAGGGAGCAGCTTAAGAATATATATGAAAGTAGTTTGTCTATAGGTAATTTTGCTTCTCGATTGCTGGTTCACTTATTTCCTGAATTGTTTACTCCTGAAAACCTAAGGAAACAATACAATTGCAGTGGCTCACTGGGCAAAAAACAACTTGATCCTATTAGAATTAAATTGATTCGACACTATGTGCAAATGCTGTATCCAAGAGCTAAAAATGATAGAGTATGGACACTGGAATTTGTTGGGAAACTGGATGAAAGATGTCGTCGGAGAGATACTGAACAGAGACGCACATACCAGTTGCAACGAAAAGTCCATGTACCGGGACCTGAGAGGAGAGAATTCCTGACCTATGCAATAAACCCAGAACGATTTAAAGAGGAATTTGAAGGGCCACCATTGCCTCCCGAAAGAAGCAACAAAGACTTTTGCAAGATACCACTTGAGGAACTTATTGTTCCTTCACCAGACTTTTCTGTGCCTTCTCTATATTTGCTGTCTGATAAAGAGGTAAGAGAGATAGTACAACAAAGTCTTTCAGTTGGTAACTTTGCTGCCAGACTCTTAGTAAGACTTTTTCCAGAGCTCTTTACTTCAGACAACCTCAGACTGCAATACAACCATTCAGGGGCTTGTAACAAGAAGCAGCTTGATCCTGTCAGACTGAGACTCATCCGCCATTATGTTGAAGCTGTTTATCCTGTTGAAAAGATGGATGAAGTTTGGCATTATGAATGTATACCAAGCATTGATGAAAGATGCAGACGTCCAAATAGGAAAAAATGTGACATATTGAAAAAAGCCAAGAAAgcaaaaaaatga
- the BEND3 gene encoding BEN domain-containing protein 3 isoform X1, with product MNFLSVMSVLLFFFKLGIENNMKGETEKEGEALDCSVISRPEKNSLDGLITCLQDINKRKRNSFVLDGSGNHKEILPSVKKRGITQEDQTSNLKCRDGLPTQEDVEQPSKSKNSSLTWTCEETLNNTVMPSYKKPLYGISHKITEKKTLPGTEQFTTFELYEKINPSSPSNLRTSNEQRKRETSNITAESDSNIYSLIQKMFYTLNTLNSNMSQLHSKVDLLSLEVSRIKKHVSPTDAVAEFKPPPEYQLTASELKQIMDQSISCGDLACRLLVQLFPELFSEDELSKACTTCGYLNKKKLESLHLQLIRNYVEVYYPSVKNHAVWQAECLPQVNDFFNSFWAQRDMENSQPDIQSSSFYESDHINDKDDDEILPIDRNTSVASEWVFDAQDINEFLDEASSPGEFCVFLLHRLFPELFDHRKLAERYSCYGECGKQELDPQRLQVIRRYTEIYFPAMQERKAWLQHCVQRINDELDSMYMDDSENDQIRDDCYDSSSLPDDVSVIKVEDNFEYERLGRRSKKIWLVPIDFDKLDITSPDFDVPVSDYLLSREQLKNIYESSLSIGNFASRLLVHLFPELFTPENLRKQYNCSGSLGKKQLDPIRIKLIRHYVQMLYPRAKNDRVWTLEFVGKLDERCRRRDTEQRRTYQLQRKVHVPGPERREFLTYAINPERFKEEFEGPPLPPERSNKDFCKIPLEELIVPSPDFSVPSLYLLSDKEVREIVQQSLSVGNFAARLLVRLFPELFTSDNLRLQYNHSGACNKKQLDPVRLRLIRHYVEAVYPVEKMDEVWHYECIPSIDERCRRPNRKKCDILKKAKKAKK from the exons ATGAATTTCCTATCTGTAATGTCTGTGTtactatttttctttaaattaggTATTGAAAATAATATGAAAGGAGAAactgagaaagaaggagaagcgctAGACTGCTCTGTGATTTCAAGACCTGAAAAAAATTCACTGGATGGTTTAATAACTTGCCTACAAGACATCAACAAGCGAAAAAGAAACTCATTTGTTTTGGATGGTTCAGGGAACCACAAAGAAATCCTGCCAAGTGTGAAAAAAAGAGGCATTACACAGGAG GATCAGACCTCAAACTTGAAATGCAGAGATGGATTGCCTACTCAGGAAGATGTTGAACAGCCAAGCAAGAGCAAAAATTCCAGTCTAACATGGACTTGTGAAGAAACTTTGAATAACACAGTTATGCCTTCATATAAGAAACCTCTTTATGGGATCTCTCACAAAATTACAGAGAAGAAGACTTTGCCAGGAACAGAACAGTTTACCACCTTTGAGTTATATGAAAAGATTAATCCTAGCAGTCCCTCCAATCTTAGGACCTCGAATGAGCAGCGAAAAAGAGAAACAAGCAATATTACTGCCGAATCTGATTCAAATATCTATTCTTTaatacaaaaaatgttttatacactgaatacattAAATTCTAACATGAGTCAACTGCATAGCAAAGTAGATCTGTTGTCACTAGAAGTCAGTAGAATTAAGAAACACGTCAGCCCAACAGATGCTGTTGCAGAATTCAAGCCCCCTCCTGAGTATCAACTGACTGCCTCAGAACTCAAACAGATTATGGATCAAAGTATATCATGTGGTGACCTGGCTTGCCGACTACTTGTGCAACTTTTTCCAGAACTCTTTAGTGAGGATGAATTAAGTAAGGCCTGCACCACATGTGGTTATCTTAACAAAAAGAAACTTGAATCACTTCATCTGCAGCTCATCCGAAATTATGTGGAAGTCTATTATCCATCTGTGAAAAATCACGCTGTTTGGCAAGCAGAATGTTTGCCTCAGGTCAATGACTTTTTCAATAGTTTTTGGGCTCAGAGAGATATGGAAAATAGTCAGCCAGATATACAATCCTCCAGTTTTTATGAATCTGATCATATTAATGATAAGGATGATGATGAAATTCTACCTATTGATAGAAATACTTCTGTTGCCTCTGAGTGGGTATTTGATGCTCAGGATATAAATGAATTTTTAGATGAAGCATCTTCTCCTGGGGAATTTTGTGTATTTTTGCTGCACAGATTGTTTCCAGAACTCTTTGATCATAGAAAATTGGCTGAAAGATACAGCTGTTATGGAGAGTGTGGAAAACAAGAACTTGATCCTCAGCGACTTCAGGTAATCCGCAGATATACAGAGATTTACTTTCCTGCTATGCAGGAGAGAAAAGCTTGGTTACAGCATTGTGTTCAGCGAATAAATGATGAACTTGATAGCATGTATATGGATGACAGTGAAAATGATCAGATAAGAGATGATTGCTACGATTCTTCAAGTTTGCCTGATGATGTGTCCGTTATAAAAGTAGAAGATAATTTTGAATATGAAAGGCTGGGTAGAAGATCAAAAAAGATTTGGCTTGTTCCCATAGACTTTGATAAACTTGATATCACTTCCCCTGATTTTGATGTTCCTGTCTCAGATTATCTGTTAAGTAGGGAGCAGCTTAAGAATATATATGAAAGTAGTTTGTCTATAGGTAATTTTGCTTCTCGATTGCTGGTTCACTTATTTCCTGAATTGTTTACTCCTGAAAACCTAAGGAAACAATACAATTGCAGTGGCTCACTGGGCAAAAAACAACTTGATCCTATTAGAATTAAATTGATTCGACACTATGTGCAAATGCTGTATCCAAGAGCTAAAAATGATAGAGTATGGACACTGGAATTTGTTGGGAAACTGGATGAAAGATGTCGTCGGAGAGATACTGAACAGAGACGCACATACCAGTTGCAACGAAAAGTCCATGTACCGGGACCTGAGAGGAGAGAATTCCTGACCTATGCAATAAACCCAGAACGATTTAAAGAGGAATTTGAAGGGCCACCATTGCCTCCCGAAAGAAGCAACAAAGACTTTTGCAAGATACCACTTGAGGAACTTATTGTTCCTTCACCAGACTTTTCTGTGCCTTCTCTATATTTGCTGTCTGATAAAGAGGTAAGAGAGATAGTACAACAAAGTCTTTCAGTTGGTAACTTTGCTGCCAGACTCTTAGTAAGACTTTTTCCAGAGCTCTTTACTTCAGACAACCTCAGACTGCAATACAACCATTCAGGGGCTTGTAACAAGAAGCAGCTTGATCCTGTCAGACTGAGACTCATCCGCCATTATGTTGAAGCTGTTTATCCTGTTGAAAAGATGGATGAAGTTTGGCATTATGAATGTATACCAAGCATTGATGAAAGATGCAGACGTCCAAATAGGAAAAAATGTGACATATTGAAAAAAGCCAAGAAAgcaaaaaaatga